A genomic region of Elaeis guineensis isolate ETL-2024a chromosome 9, EG11, whole genome shotgun sequence contains the following coding sequences:
- the LOC105051717 gene encoding protein MAINTENANCE OF PSII UNDER HIGH LIGHT 1, with protein MACSSQSLISANTCVFPSKRILRKPQRIVQWNTRLFTVNASTEESDCNAEECAPDKEVGKVSMEWLAEERTKVVGTYPPRKRGWTGYVEKDTAGQTNIYSVEPAVYVAESAISSGSAGTSAEGAENTVAITAGVALLSIAAASSILLLVGKNQPQVQSIDYSGPPLSYYINKFKPVNIVEASVPPESQTSPNLEATVPPESSSYSTIEASVPPEPQVPSGMQS; from the exons ATGGCCTGCAGCTCCCAGTCCTTAATATCTGCCAACACCTGCGTGTTTCCCTCCAAGAGGATTCTAAGAAAGCCCCAAAGGATTGTCCAATGGAACACGAGGCTCTTCACCGTGAACGCTTCCACAGAAGAATCTGACTGCAATGCCGAAGAGTGTGCTCCGGATAAGGAG GTTGGAAAGGTCAGCATGGAATGGTTGGCTGAGGAGAGAACAAAGGTCGTTGGGACATACCCACCTCGGAAACGGGGTTGGACTGGTTATGTTGAGAAAGATACTGCTGGACAAACAAATATATACTCAGTTGAG CCTGCAGTTTATGTGGCAGAGAGTGCAATAAGCTCAGGGAGTGCGGGCACATCAGCAGAGGGAGCTGAGAATACTGTGGCCATTACTGCTGGCGTGGCCCTCTTATCGATCGCTGCAGCCTCTTCCATTCTTCTCCTGGTTGGTAAGAACCAACCACAAGTTCAGAGCATAGACTACTCTGGACCACCTCTAAGTTACTACATCAACAAGTTCAAGCCAGTCAATATTGTTGAAGCTTCAGTCCCCCCCGAATCTCAAACTTCTCCCAATTTAGAAGCCACAGTGCCTCCTGAATCTTCGAGTTATTCGACCATAGAAGCGTCGGTCCCCCCTGAACCTCAAGTTCCTTCGGGTATGCAATCATAA